In one Kiritimatiellia bacterium genomic region, the following are encoded:
- a CDS encoding ABC transporter permease, with translation MRHLRDVLTGADLLLRLTAHDLRNRCLGSTLGFVWAFIQPFVMTIILWCVVGIALRAPAVRGVPFIVWLLAGMSAWSFFSEALNQAANVFYEYAFLVKKVNFRLFFLPLMKIAAALAVHFVFLLIVAVVLIAGRVPVSWNWLAVFYYLFSAAMLLAGLSYVTAALNVFLRDIGHIVNIALQFGFWLTPVFWDFAMFPLQGHSLLVKILRLNPLVYVVEGYRNSLLFSAPFAAGWRATVYFWLFTLLTLALGRLVFRKLRPHFADVL, from the coding sequence ATGAGACATTTAAGGGATGTGTTGACGGGGGCCGATCTTCTTCTGCGTCTTACGGCGCACGATTTGCGCAACCGCTGCCTGGGTTCCACGCTCGGATTCGTCTGGGCCTTTATCCAGCCGTTCGTGATGACAATCATCCTGTGGTGCGTGGTCGGCATCGCGCTCCGGGCGCCCGCCGTGCGCGGCGTTCCCTTCATCGTCTGGCTGCTGGCGGGCATGAGCGCCTGGTCGTTTTTTTCGGAAGCGTTGAACCAGGCCGCGAATGTTTTTTATGAATACGCTTTCCTCGTCAAAAAAGTCAATTTCAGGCTGTTTTTCCTGCCCCTGATGAAAATTGCCGCGGCCCTGGCGGTGCATTTCGTCTTTCTGCTGATTGTCGCCGTGGTTCTGATTGCCGGCCGCGTGCCTGTTTCCTGGAACTGGCTGGCGGTGTTTTATTATCTTTTTTCCGCCGCCATGCTGCTGGCCGGCTTAAGCTACGTTACCGCCGCGCTCAATGTTTTTCTGCGGGATATCGGGCACATTGTCAATATCGCGCTCCAATTCGGTTTCTGGCTGACGCCGGTTTTCTGGGATTTCGCCATGTTCCCTCTCCAGGGGCATTCCCTGCTGGTGAAAATCCTCCGCCTCAATCCGCTGGTCTACGTGGTGGAGGGTTATCGGAACAGCCTCCTTTTCAGCGCGCCGTTTGCCGCGGGCTGGCGCGCGACGGTTTATTTCTGGCTGTTCACGCTTTTAACGCTGGCGCTGGGCCGGCTCGTTTTCCGCAAGTTAAGGCCGCATTTCGCCGATGTCCTGTAA
- a CDS encoding M42 family metallopeptidase, protein MNRDSYSFLKTLMQQPSPSGFEVPAQKIVRQRMKSFADRVTTDVHGNLIGVLNEKAPMKIMLAGHVDEIGLMVTHIDNSGYLYFAAIGGFDPAVLVSQRVCVLASKGAVRGVVGRKPIHLMDQADRGKEIKVSDLWIDIGAKDKKDALKVVAVGDPVVVVPDFIELRNNLVSSRAFDDRAGAWVVTEVLRALSGKKIKVAVYAVSTVQEEVGLRGAVTSAYSVKPDAGIAVDVGFASDFPAGEPKKTGEISLGKGPILHTGANINPVLGKMLCDTAREKRIKYQMQAEPRATGTDANAIQLARGGSATALVSIPNRYMHTSVEVVSLNDLEASVALIAGTIAAMSGRENFIPG, encoded by the coding sequence ATGAACAGGGATTCCTATTCGTTCTTGAAAACACTCATGCAGCAGCCTTCGCCGTCCGGTTTTGAAGTGCCGGCCCAGAAAATCGTCCGCCAGCGCATGAAATCTTTCGCCGACCGGGTAACTACCGACGTGCACGGCAACCTCATCGGGGTTTTGAACGAGAAGGCCCCCATGAAAATCATGCTGGCCGGCCACGTTGACGAAATAGGGCTCATGGTCACGCACATTGACAACAGCGGGTATCTCTACTTCGCGGCCATCGGCGGCTTTGATCCGGCGGTGCTGGTCAGCCAGCGGGTTTGCGTGCTGGCCTCCAAAGGCGCGGTGCGCGGGGTGGTGGGCCGCAAACCGATTCATCTCATGGACCAGGCGGACCGCGGCAAGGAAATCAAGGTGAGCGATCTCTGGATTGATATCGGCGCCAAAGACAAGAAGGACGCCCTCAAGGTTGTGGCCGTCGGCGACCCGGTCGTCGTTGTCCCGGATTTTATTGAACTGCGCAATAACCTTGTGTCCTCGCGCGCTTTTGACGACCGCGCCGGCGCCTGGGTGGTAACCGAGGTCTTGCGCGCCCTTTCCGGCAAAAAAATCAAGGTGGCCGTCTATGCCGTTTCAACCGTCCAGGAGGAAGTCGGTCTGCGCGGCGCCGTTACCAGCGCGTATTCCGTCAAGCCCGACGCCGGCATAGCCGTGGACGTGGGGTTTGCCTCCGATTTTCCGGCGGGTGAGCCGAAAAAAACCGGCGAAATATCTCTTGGCAAGGGTCCCATTCTGCACACGGGCGCGAACATCAACCCGGTCCTGGGCAAAATGCTTTGCGATACCGCCCGGGAAAAGAGGATCAAATATCAGATGCAGGCCGAGCCGCGGGCGACCGGCACCGACGCCAACGCCATCCAGCTTGCGCGCGGCGGCAGCGCCACGGCGCTGGTCAGCATCCCGAACCGTTACATGCACACTTCCGTGGAAGTGGTTTCGCTGAATGACCTTGAAGCGTCCGTGGCCCTTATTGCCGGAACCATTGCGGCGATGTCGGGGCGGGAAAACTTCATTCCGGGCTGA
- a CDS encoding ABC transporter substrate-binding protein → MKRTPHFTNRPQKAAAPVTARAAALVFIIFVFLVILSPAADKGSAENPNTLYGSAVRIRGFDPVTAGDVAASLAISRVYEGLLQYAYLARPYRVEPCLCEKMPDVSPDGLTYTFAIRKGVFFQDDPCFAAGGKGRELTAEDFVYSIKRVADMKTGATGYWAFHERIAGLDEFRAASAGENPTDYDRAVEGLAAVDRYTLRFRLKRPYPQLLWILTMHYSFAVPREAVEYYGREFVNHPVGTGPYRLKSWTRNYRIEFVRNPKWAETGRRERYPDEGAAGDAAAGLLADAGQPIPFIDRIVQYVVGDSTTLWFMFLKGEIESSGISRDNWDAVITSEKTLKNELAGLGIQMFSTPVMETYYIGFNMDDPVVGANKPLRQALSCAFNTEEYVRFYNHRVIRAAGPVPPGIAGFENQSSPYPFNPDRARELLARAGYPGGKDPATGRRLKLSLDIGNPNDPEIRAAVELFSAFMEKIGVQIVPVYNNWPTFLARIERRQAQMFRLGWVADYPDAENFLQLFYSPNHSPGPNHCNYRNREFDALYEKARVMSDCPGRTRLYQQMAAIVAEDCPWIFEQHPLAYGLHHGWLKNYKPHDFPYGMNKYHAVDYKARERWQKERGAE, encoded by the coding sequence GTGAAGCGTACTCCGCATTTCACAAACCGGCCGCAAAAGGCCGCCGCGCCGGTAACGGCGCGCGCAGCGGCCTTGGTTTTTATCATTTTTGTATTTCTGGTTATTCTTTCCCCGGCCGCCGATAAGGGTTCCGCGGAAAATCCCAACACCCTCTACGGCTCCGCCGTCCGCATCCGCGGGTTTGATCCGGTTACGGCCGGAGACGTGGCCGCTTCGCTGGCGATCAGCCGGGTTTACGAAGGCCTGCTGCAATACGCCTACCTTGCGCGCCCCTACCGGGTTGAGCCGTGCCTCTGTGAAAAAATGCCCGATGTTTCCCCCGACGGACTGACTTATACCTTCGCTATAAGGAAAGGCGTTTTTTTCCAGGACGATCCCTGTTTCGCCGCCGGCGGCAAGGGCCGCGAGCTTACGGCCGAAGATTTCGTCTATTCAATCAAGCGCGTCGCGGATATGAAGACCGGCGCAACCGGTTATTGGGCCTTTCACGAGCGCATCGCCGGTTTGGATGAATTCCGCGCCGCATCCGCGGGCGAAAATCCGACCGATTACGACCGGGCGGTTGAAGGACTGGCCGCCGTTGACCGCTACACGCTGCGTTTCCGCCTGAAACGCCCCTACCCCCAACTGCTCTGGATTCTTACCATGCACTATTCCTTTGCCGTGCCGCGCGAGGCGGTTGAATATTACGGCCGCGAATTTGTCAACCACCCGGTCGGCACCGGACCTTACCGCCTCAAGTCGTGGACCAGGAATTACCGCATTGAATTTGTGCGCAATCCGAAATGGGCGGAAACCGGAAGGAGGGAGCGCTATCCGGACGAAGGCGCCGCGGGGGACGCCGCGGCGGGACTGCTGGCCGACGCCGGCCAGCCGATTCCCTTCATTGACCGAATCGTCCAGTACGTCGTCGGCGATTCAACCACCTTATGGTTTATGTTTCTGAAGGGAGAGATTGAGTCTTCCGGCATTTCGCGCGACAACTGGGACGCGGTGATCACCTCGGAAAAAACTCTGAAAAACGAGCTGGCCGGCTTGGGCATTCAAATGTTCAGCACGCCCGTCATGGAAACATATTATATCGGATTCAACATGGACGACCCGGTCGTCGGAGCAAACAAGCCGCTGCGCCAGGCCTTGTCCTGCGCGTTTAACACCGAAGAATATGTCCGTTTTTACAATCACCGGGTCATCCGCGCCGCCGGCCCGGTGCCGCCGGGCATTGCCGGTTTTGAAAATCAGTCCTCCCCCTACCCGTTCAATCCGGATCGTGCCCGCGAACTGCTCGCCCGGGCCGGTTATCCCGGCGGCAAGGACCCGGCCACCGGCCGGCGCCTGAAATTGAGCTTGGATATCGGCAACCCGAACGACCCGGAAATAAGGGCCGCCGTGGAATTATTTTCGGCCTTCATGGAAAAAATCGGCGTGCAGATCGTTCCGGTTTACAACAACTGGCCGACTTTCCTGGCGCGGATTGAACGCCGCCAGGCCCAGATGTTCCGCCTGGGCTGGGTGGCCGATTATCCGGACGCCGAGAATTTCCTCCAGCTTTTTTACAGTCCGAACCATTCGCCCGGACCAAATCATTGCAATTACCGCAACCGGGAATTTGACGCGCTCTATGAAAAAGCGCGCGTCATGTCCGATTGCCCGGGGCGCACCCGGCTCTATCAGCAGATGGCCGCGATTGTCGCGGAGGATTGCCCCTGGATATTTGAACAGCATCCGCTCGCCTACGGCCTGCACCACGGCTGGCTCAAAAATTACAAACCACACGATTTCCCCTACGGCATGAACAAATACCACGCCGTTGATTACAAGGCGCGCGAACGATGGCAAAAGGAACGCGGCGCGGAATAA
- the secG gene encoding preprotein translocase subunit SecG — MLAFKILLIAVETICSFLIIALILLQKSKSEGLGMAFGAEMGESIFGARASNVLVKATIWLGTIFILNTVVLAMIYSRAPRHSMLEAAPLPAPVEMPAPVSQSPAMPAAPVLPPNAAPTQAAP; from the coding sequence ATGCTTGCCTTTAAAATACTCCTGATCGCCGTTGAAACAATCTGCAGTTTTCTGATCATCGCTTTGATTCTGCTGCAAAAATCCAAGAGCGAGGGGCTCGGCATGGCTTTCGGCGCCGAGATGGGCGAATCAATTTTCGGCGCCCGCGCCAGCAACGTGCTCGTCAAAGCCACCATCTGGTTGGGAACGATTTTTATTCTGAACACCGTTGTCCTGGCAATGATTTATTCCCGGGCGCCCCGCCATTCCATGCTTGAGGCCGCCCCGCTGCCGGCGCCGGTTGAAATGCCAGCCCCCGTTTCCCAAAGCCCGGCCATGCCGGCCGCACCGGTATTACCACCCAACGCGGCGCCAACGCAGGCCGCGCCGTAA
- the tpiA gene encoding triose-phosphate isomerase, with translation MNNNTTMAYRKPFVAGNWKMNNTAAESIALAKDVVRLLANIKGVDVVLCPPFTALAAVGGVISGTNIGLGAQNMHWEKRGAFTGEVSAAMLRDMYCHYVILGHSERRALFGETDEIVNRKLKAALQANLHPIVCLGETLEQRQAGKMEETIRKQFQTSLRDLDAAGFNNLIIAYEPVWAIGTGMTATPQQAQEVHQLIRRLALSQADEKTVASIRILYGGSVKPANAAELFSQPDIDGGLIGGAALEAEAFAAIVNAALPQEI, from the coding sequence TAATACAACCATGGCATACCGGAAACCATTCGTGGCTGGGAACTGGAAAATGAACAACACGGCCGCCGAATCAATCGCGCTGGCGAAAGACGTCGTCCGCCTGCTGGCAAACATCAAGGGCGTTGACGTTGTGCTCTGTCCGCCCTTCACCGCGCTGGCCGCCGTCGGGGGCGTCATCTCGGGAACAAACATCGGGCTCGGCGCCCAGAACATGCACTGGGAAAAGAGGGGGGCATTTACCGGAGAAGTTTCGGCGGCCATGCTGCGGGACATGTACTGCCATTATGTCATTCTCGGCCACAGCGAGCGGCGGGCGCTGTTCGGCGAAACCGATGAAATCGTCAACCGCAAGCTCAAAGCCGCCCTGCAGGCCAACCTGCATCCCATTGTCTGCCTCGGGGAAACGCTGGAACAACGCCAGGCCGGCAAGATGGAAGAGACAATCCGGAAACAGTTTCAAACGAGCCTGCGGGACCTGGATGCGGCCGGATTCAACAATCTGATTATAGCCTACGAGCCGGTCTGGGCCATCGGCACCGGCATGACCGCCACCCCCCAGCAGGCGCAGGAAGTTCACCAGCTCATCCGCCGGCTTGCCCTGTCGCAGGCCGATGAAAAAACAGTCGCATCCATCCGCATTCTGTACGGCGGCAGCGTCAAGCCGGCCAACGCCGCGGAGCTCTTCTCCCAGCCGGACATTGACGGCGGGCTGATCGGCGGCGCCGCGCTGGAAGCGGAAGCGTTCGCCGCAATCGTCAACGCCGCCCTGCCGCAGGAAATCTGA